A region of the Callithrix jacchus isolate 240 chromosome 10, calJac240_pri, whole genome shotgun sequence genome:
tatttttttttttttttagagctggagttttatcttgttgcccaggttggcctggaactcctgaaccttctcacctcagcctcccaaagtgctgggattattttccacttttacaaatgaggaaactgaggcccagtgatGATTCAGTGGAGATCAGCTTGCCTGGGGCTCATGGGAAGCTGCTCATGGGGTTCTTGGGGCTCTGTCCCTGGCTGTCACCTGTACTGAGGGCTGGTCCGGGGTGGAGACCAGGCTTTGGGGACAAGCACTTGCGCCTCCTCGTTGCTTCCACCCCAGGCCCTCCCCATGGAGCTCACCTGTGGAGAGGGTTTCCTCTGCCAGGCATTTCGACAGGAGACCACGAGGGAAGGAGCGTCACTGCTGTATCAACGTTGAACGTTTGGGTGCAGGAAGATGCCTTGGCTGTTTGAGGTCCTGACTTCAAACAGTAACTTGCATCCCCTGATCCATCCTCAGAGGCCCAGGGCTGGGAGTCCCCACCGCTCAGCTCCATGCATTCCCATTGGCGGGGTCTGGGTCTGTGCCCATGGGTCCCTCGTCATGCTTATCCCGGATTATATTCATAGGTGGATGATTCAGGGGGGATGTGACGGGGAATCACaggagggaggagcagggagggcaAGATAAAGGGGAGCAGGCTGGGAAGGGGGTGACTCTAGGCACAGCCGCAAGTCCCTGGTATTTTCAGGGGGAGCTCTGGGGGCTCACAGTGGCCTCTAGTTTGTCCTGGCCCAAAGCGGGGACCTGGGCTATGTCCTGCCCAGGTATGCCTTAGGTTAAGGGCTGCCTGTGGGAGGGAACTTCTCGGGCCTTTGGGTCTGTGCATTGGGGTGACTCCGGTGACCCAGGAGGCCCTGGAGAAGAGTCGCAGTGGAAGCCAAAATGCAGGGTAGTGGCAGGTGAGGCACAGGAGCTGGTGGAGGCTCTGGGCACAGGTCTCGGCCACAGCCACAGGCCGCTGATGGTGGGAGGACTTGAGGAGTTTCCCCGAGATGGGAGGTTTCCCAGTACCCATGCTGCAGTGCCCCTGTGTCTATGGCGTGCTCACGGTCACTCGTGTTTCCCTGCGGCCCCCTCCACGTTATCCAGCAAGCAGCCTGCTCTCAGGAGCAGCTGGGCCTGGATGCCCCAGGAGGAGGCTGCCCCCTTCCTCTTGCAAAGGGCACACCGTCCTCGTCCTTGCTGCCTCCCAGAGGCCCAGGGACGTCTGGGGGTGGGGGCCTCCTTGACCCCTGCATGCAGACGCCAGGTGACTGGGGCGTGGttaactgtgtgtgtgtccaaCTGGGAGCTTGGCAAACAGAGAGTTTTGTCCAAGGCCACCTCGTCCCCACTTGTCCAGGTTTGGAGGGGCCCTGCCTCATATGGCCTGAGCTGAGTGAACACCTCTGGCCTGAGCAGACGGCCCTGGCTCCCCCAGGACACGTCACCTGGAGAGGTGGCCCTCTCAGGTAAGGGACATGC
Encoded here:
- the LOC144578197 gene encoding uncharacterized protein LOC144578197; amino-acid sequence: MACSRSLVFPCGPLHVIQQAACSQEQLGLDAPGGGCPLPLAKGTPSSSLLPPRGPGTSGGGGLLDPCMQTPGDWGVVNCVCVQLGAWQTESFVQGHLVPTCPGLEGPCLIWPELSEHLWPEQTALAPPGHVTWRGGPLRLHPPSLRWPQPPRQASRPPPHPGPAAAETVGWRWTARPPEVIANWGEKGPNCLAGPEEPRGLLKAPGGGGRFAQQLPPGMFADYVSAGEQGAQGQRGGRAPGGLPPPRPLDNAVIVGTESG